In 'Nostoc azollae' 0708, the following are encoded in one genomic region:
- a CDS encoding DUF4351 domain-containing protein — protein MQESVIYQDILQKGEKKGEQRGRQQGEATLIIRLLTGRFGVLNLEVEQKINSLSTNQLEDLGDALLDFSRLDDLNNYLVPISPDN, from the coding sequence ATGCAAGAATCTGTGATATATCAAGATATCCTGCAAAAAGGAGAGAAAAAGGGAGAACAACGCGGAAGACAACAAGGAGAAGCGACTTTAATTATCCGACTTCTGACTGGTCGGTTTGGTGTTCTTAACTTGGAAGTAGAACAGAAAATCAACAGTTTATCTACAAATCAACTAGAGGATTTAGGAGACGCGCTGTTAGATTTTTCGCGTCTGGATGATTTAAACAATTACTTGGTTCCAATATCACCCGATAATTAA
- a CDS encoding CHAT domain-containing protein, with translation MSLCNVDDKATSELIPEFVENLYTDIPAKALRKAFVQLKKKYPKQPYKWASLVSFGISR, from the coding sequence ATGAGTTTATGCAATGTTGATGATAAAGCTACAAGCGAATTAATACCAGAATTTGTGGAAAATTTATATACAGATATTCCAGCCAAAGCTTTAAGAAAAGCATTTGTTCAATTAAAGAAAAAGTATCCTAAACAACCATATAAATGGGCATCTCTTGTTTCTTTTGGCATTTCCAGATAA
- a CDS encoding DUF1830 domain-containing protein → MAQILDPLPPEQSGNILCCYVNATSKIQVARISNIPNWYFERVVFPGQRLVFEAPKEAHMEIHTGMMASAILSDTIPCDRLALREPSSNEGDQDLTPGKEATNTNVMVSEIHTTIEDTTKPLQNITASMKTYQSQYEFLLNLGV, encoded by the coding sequence ATGGCTCAAATATTAGATCCTCTACCACCGGAGCAATCGGGGAATATTCTCTGCTGCTACGTGAATGCCACGAGTAAAATACAGGTGGCTCGCATCTCCAATATTCCTAACTGGTACTTTGAAAGGGTCGTGTTTCCTGGACAAAGGCTAGTTTTTGAAGCCCCGAAAGAAGCTCATATGGAGATTCATACCGGAATGATGGCCAGTGCCATTTTATCGGATACAATTCCATGCGATCGCCTTGCACTCAGAGAACCCAGTAGTAATGAGGGTGATCAAGACTTAACACCAGGAAAAGAAGCTACAAACACCAATGTCATGGTGTCCGAAATTCATACAACAATTGAAGATACCACAAAACCTTTACAAAATATCACAGCCAGTATGAAAACCTACCAGTCACAGTATGAGTTTTTATTGAACCTGGGAGTGTGA
- a CDS encoding tetratricopeptide repeat protein: MSQPRNRWIIQIVLVLAIAAFIGVSMIPIIGALNNPQSVNPTNSPASNQKSQLADEVRGYELVLQREPENQTALKGLVQARLQLLSQKARGEVKPADIQAVIEPLEKLAKLNPQQSEYGVLLAQAKQQIADNEGAAQTYRSILATKPGDLKALQGMVNLQISQQRPEAAIGLLQDTLSAATQANTIQPGSVDVVAVQVLLGSVYAFQKNDTQAISIYEQAIKKDPQDFRPVLAKAMLLKEQGKVEEAKLLFETARALAPAQYKDGINKAAVIPTPSPSASPTASR, translated from the coding sequence GTGTCTCAACCCCGTAATCGGTGGATCATTCAAATCGTCTTAGTTTTAGCCATTGCCGCTTTTATTGGGGTTTCTATGATACCCATTATTGGTGCTTTGAATAATCCCCAATCAGTCAACCCTACTAATTCTCCTGCATCTAACCAAAAATCACAACTTGCTGATGAAGTTCGGGGTTATGAACTGGTTTTACAACGGGAACCAGAAAATCAAACTGCTCTCAAAGGCCTTGTGCAAGCACGACTACAATTACTTAGTCAAAAAGCTAGAGGTGAAGTAAAACCTGCTGATATTCAAGCAGTAATAGAACCTTTAGAAAAGTTGGCTAAATTAAATCCACAACAGTCTGAGTATGGTGTACTGCTGGCACAAGCAAAGCAGCAAATTGCTGATAATGAAGGTGCAGCCCAAACTTATCGCTCAATCTTAGCAACAAAACCTGGTGATCTCAAAGCTTTACAGGGTATGGTCAATTTGCAAATCAGTCAACAACGCCCAGAAGCTGCTATTGGCTTGCTGCAAGATACTTTATCTGCTGCTACTCAAGCAAATACCATTCAGCCTGGAAGTGTTGATGTGGTTGCTGTACAGGTGCTTTTGGGTAGCGTTTATGCTTTTCAGAAAAACGATACTCAAGCTATCTCAATTTATGAGCAAGCAATCAAGAAAGATCCCCAGGATTTTCGTCCCGTATTGGCAAAGGCTATGTTGCTCAAGGAACAGGGTAAGGTGGAAGAAGCAAAACTTTTATTTGAGACTGCCAGAGCTTTAGCACCTGCTCAGTATAAAGATGGAATTAATAAGGCAGCAGTAATACCAACTCCTTCCCCGTCTGCTTCTCCTACTGCATCACGATGA
- a CDS encoding type II toxin-antitoxin system HicB family antitoxin, translating to MVKDIVLDMEANGEEIPEPIAEKTYSGKFQVRITPELHRRLAIEAAEEQVSWNRYVSYKLVS from the coding sequence TTGGTAAAAGATATAGTATTGGATATGGAAGCCAATGGCGAGGAAATTCCAGAACCTATTGCTGAAAAAACCTACAGTGGTAAGTTTCAAGTTCGTATTACTCCAGAACTTCATCGTAGACTAGCGATAGAAGCAGCAGAAGAACAAGTTAGCTGGAATCGCTATGTAAGTTATAAACTTGTATCTTAA
- a CDS encoding WD40 repeat domain-containing protein translates to MQIDWISLLKAQQTDFLQRVKKPKTTDLSLLEGQVKGCHSEIMAFWGEPLAKILECSRQQAEILAKNPPPIPPEYPDPPDWTVPFPKYFQSQAEDYLVREQIVDRVITERLGKLVRKYHHDTLENMVLDDEGNLCSESKFTYSLTNNPKISIQVHVADGESFNGIKKDKIRWSVTQEDVKNYQVLIFLCLFYPGNTKLGYEKQTIITGFLPTNQLEFSEPKINLTPSSLLYAGGLTWYLESLIGKKYNITLVDELIMVETIQTLPSDHPQKSIIGDWECWQTLKGHTRGINCLAYSVKTLTIKGSGCKHSKTVPILASGSRGETKLWDLSKGQLIETLSEYPWVLSGLVDEVNSLALSADGQTLVSVGADSTIKIWHTGALDLIDILHKHNGSVRCVAFTPDGKKLATGGDDRKVLFWNLRDRQVENTLCLDDTAAHSMVVSPDGKILITGSYRKIKVWQLTSYYNKKNQQEIKPIHTLMGHCHIVSSLAISANSEFLISGSQDKTIRVWNLVTGQLIHTLKSHRDGVYAVVLSPNQQIIASGSADKTIKLWHLETGELLATFTGHANIVTALVFTASGEMLVSGSLDKTIKIWQRS, encoded by the coding sequence ATGCAGATTGATTGGATTAGTTTACTAAAAGCTCAACAAACTGACTTCCTCCAAAGAGTTAAAAAACCTAAGACTACTGATTTATCTCTCCTAGAAGGTCAAGTCAAAGGTTGCCACAGTGAAATTATGGCATTTTGGGGTGAACCATTGGCAAAAATTCTCGAATGTTCTCGTCAACAAGCGGAAATTTTAGCCAAAAACCCTCCACCGATACCACCTGAATATCCAGACCCTCCAGATTGGACAGTTCCCTTTCCTAAATATTTTCAGAGTCAAGCAGAAGATTATCTGGTGCGTGAACAAATTGTAGATCGGGTAATTACAGAAAGATTGGGAAAACTGGTGAGAAAATATCATCATGACACCTTAGAAAATATGGTGTTAGATGATGAAGGAAACTTATGTAGTGAAAGTAAGTTTACTTATTCGTTGACGAATAACCCAAAAATTAGTATTCAAGTTCACGTGGCAGATGGAGAAAGTTTTAACGGTATTAAAAAAGACAAAATCCGGTGGTCAGTCACCCAAGAAGATGTAAAGAACTATCAAGTCTTAATTTTTCTATGTTTGTTTTATCCAGGAAATACTAAATTAGGCTACGAAAAACAAACTATTATCACTGGTTTTTTACCCACAAATCAACTAGAATTTTCTGAACCTAAAATCAACTTAACTCCTAGTAGCTTGTTATATGCAGGAGGATTAACTTGGTATTTAGAATCACTAATTGGTAAAAAATATAACATAACTTTAGTTGATGAATTGATAATGGTAGAGACAATTCAAACCTTACCATCAGATCATCCCCAAAAGAGTATTATTGGTGATTGGGAATGCTGGCAAACATTAAAAGGACACACCAGAGGTATCAATTGTTTAGCTTATTCTGTGAAAACTCTAACAATTAAAGGTTCTGGTTGTAAACACAGTAAAACTGTGCCTATATTAGCTAGTGGTAGTCGTGGTGAGACAAAATTATGGGATTTAAGTAAAGGTCAATTAATTGAGACTTTATCAGAATATCCTTGGGTATTATCAGGATTAGTAGATGAAGTTAATTCTTTGGCTTTGAGTGCAGATGGACAAACATTAGTTAGTGTAGGTGCAGATTCGACAATTAAAATTTGGCATACTGGTGCATTGGATTTAATTGATATCCTGCACAAGCATAATGGTAGCGTGCGTTGTGTTGCTTTTACACCAGATGGAAAAAAGTTAGCAACTGGTGGAGATGACAGAAAAGTTTTGTTTTGGAATTTGCGCGATCGCCAAGTTGAAAATACCTTATGCTTAGATGATACAGCAGCCCACTCAATGGTAGTAAGCCCAGATGGAAAAATCTTGATTACAGGCAGTTATCGGAAAATCAAAGTTTGGCAATTAACATCTTATTACAATAAGAAAAACCAGCAAGAAATCAAACCAATACATACCTTAATGGGTCATTGTCATATTGTTAGTTCCCTAGCTATCAGTGCTAATAGTGAATTCTTAATTAGTGGGAGTCAAGATAAAACAATTAGAGTTTGGAATTTAGTCACTGGGCAGTTAATTCACACTCTCAAAAGTCATAGAGATGGAGTTTATGCAGTTGTCCTCAGTCCTAATCAACAAATTATCGCTAGTGGCAGTGCTGATAAAACTATCAAATTGTGGCATTTAGAAACGGGAGAACTATTAGCTACATTTACAGGCCATGCTAACATAGTGACAGCTTTGGTATTTACAGCATCTGGTGAAATGTTGGTCAGTGGAAGTTTGGATAAAACCATTAAAATTTGGCAACGGAGTTAG
- the ftsH gene encoding ATP-dependent zinc metalloprotease FtsH, which translates to MPVETNNNNQMKTPKIRQFGGSFLILLSLLLLLNLIVPSFFGQRLQQVPYSDFIAQVEAGKVDKAVVGSDRIEYAIKTQTPEGKTVEQVFRTTPVAIDLDLPKILRDNNVEFAAPPRNENAWIGTVLSWVAPPLIFFGIWAFLMNHQGGGPAALTVGKSKARIYSEGSTGVKFLDVAGVDEAKAELEEIVDFLKNATKYTNLGAKIPKGVLLVGPPGTGKTLLAKAIAGEAGVPFFSISGSEFIELFVGVGAARVRDLFEQAKQQAPCIVFIDELDALGKSRGGAGGFVGGNDEREQTLNQLLTEMDGFDANTGVIIIAATNRPEVLDPALRRPGRFDRQIVVDRPDKIGREAILKVHARNVKLAEDVDLGIIATRTPGFAGADLANLVNEAALLAARNNRQAVLMADFNEAIERLIAGLEKRSRVLNEIEKKTVAYHEVGHAIIGALMPGAGKVEKISVVPRGIGALGYTIQMPEEDRFLMVEDEIRGRIATLLGGRSSEEIVFGKVSTGASDDIQKATDLAERAITIYGMSDKLGPVAFEKIQQQFIEGYGNPRRSISPQMTQEIDREVKEIVDNAHHVALSILQNNRDLLEEIAQELLQKEILEGSYLRERLTQAKAPDEMDEWLRTGKLDADKPLLQTLLV; encoded by the coding sequence ATGCCTGTAGAAACTAATAATAATAACCAGATGAAAACTCCGAAGATTCGGCAGTTTGGTGGTAGTTTTTTAATTTTACTGAGTTTGTTGTTGTTGTTGAACTTGATAGTTCCGAGTTTTTTTGGACAACGTTTGCAACAAGTTCCTTATAGTGATTTTATTGCTCAGGTAGAAGCGGGTAAAGTAGATAAAGCGGTTGTGGGGAGTGATCGCATTGAATATGCTATCAAAACCCAAACACCAGAAGGTAAGACCGTTGAACAGGTATTTAGAACCACACCTGTAGCGATTGACTTAGATTTACCCAAAATTCTCCGCGACAATAATGTCGAATTTGCCGCACCACCACGAAACGAAAATGCTTGGATTGGTACTGTATTGAGTTGGGTTGCACCTCCGTTAATTTTTTTTGGAATTTGGGCGTTTTTAATGAATCATCAAGGTGGTGGACCTGCTGCGTTAACAGTAGGTAAAAGCAAAGCACGGATCTATTCTGAAGGTAGCACTGGGGTAAAATTCCTGGATGTAGCTGGTGTGGATGAAGCTAAAGCTGAATTAGAAGAAATCGTTGACTTTCTCAAAAATGCGACTAAATACACCAATTTAGGGGCGAAAATTCCCAAAGGTGTATTGTTAGTTGGACCTCCAGGAACTGGTAAAACTTTATTAGCAAAAGCGATCGCAGGTGAAGCTGGTGTTCCCTTCTTCAGTATTTCGGGTTCTGAATTTATCGAATTATTCGTTGGTGTCGGTGCTGCACGAGTCCGGGACTTATTTGAACAAGCTAAACAACAAGCACCCTGTATCGTATTCATTGATGAATTAGACGCACTGGGTAAATCTCGCGGTGGTGCAGGTGGTTTCGTCGGTGGTAACGATGAACGAGAACAAACCCTGAACCAATTACTAACAGAAATGGATGGTTTTGATGCCAACACCGGTGTAATTATCATCGCTGCTACCAACCGTCCCGAAGTTCTCGATCCCGCTTTACGTCGTCCCGGACGTTTTGACCGTCAAATTGTCGTGGATAGACCTGATAAAATCGGTCGAGAAGCAATTCTTAAAGTCCACGCTAGAAATGTCAAACTTGCGGAAGATGTTGACTTAGGAATTATTGCTACTCGCACACCTGGTTTTGCTGGTGCAGATTTAGCTAACTTAGTAAATGAAGCAGCTTTGTTAGCAGCAAGAAATAATCGTCAAGCGGTACTCATGGCAGATTTTAATGAAGCCATTGAACGTTTAATAGCAGGTTTAGAAAAACGTTCTCGTGTATTAAATGAAATCGAGAAGAAAACCGTTGCTTATCACGAAGTAGGACACGCTATCATCGGTGCATTAATGCCTGGTGCGGGTAAAGTTGAAAAAATTTCTGTTGTTCCCCGTGGTATTGGTGCATTGGGTTATACCATTCAAATGCCAGAAGAAGACCGCTTTTTGATGGTGGAAGATGAAATTCGCGGACGCATTGCCACTTTATTAGGTGGACGTTCTTCAGAAGAAATCGTGTTTGGTAAAGTCTCCACTGGTGCTTCTGACGATATTCAAAAAGCCACTGATTTAGCAGAACGGGCAATTACAATTTATGGTATGAGCGATAAACTCGGTCCTGTTGCTTTTGAAAAAATCCAACAGCAATTTATTGAAGGTTATGGAAATCCCCGACGTTCAATTAGTCCCCAAATGACGCAAGAAATTGACCGGGAAGTGAAGGAAATAGTTGATAATGCTCACCACGTTGCATTAAGTATCCTGCAAAATAACCGCGATTTACTAGAAGAGATTGCCCAGGAACTATTGCAAAAAGAAATTCTCGAAGGTAGTTATTTACGAGAAAGGTTAACTCAAGCCAAAGCACCAGATGAAATGGATGAATGGTTGCGAACTGGTAAGTTAGATGCTGATAAACCTTTGCTGCAAACTCTTTTGGTTTAG
- a CDS encoding DUF1614 domain-containing protein, with product MIYLPVSLLLFLALLLLLPFIRFAIAVDVVEIAVAKLGFSPSIAFLLLLLVIITNTINIPLYRLETPVQLADEFAAMWVREFWGIPLSNVQSFTVIALNVGRGLIPVALALYQFSHGNGLAIVLVTAIVTIVSYFAARVVPGIGIQMNPLLAPLTATVSAMLIASPHAAPVAFAGGVLGTLIGADF from the coding sequence ATGATCTATCTACCAGTTTCATTACTGTTATTTCTGGCTTTGTTACTGTTGCTGCCATTTATTCGGTTTGCTATCGCAGTAGATGTGGTGGAAATTGCAGTAGCAAAGTTAGGTTTTTCTCCTAGCATTGCCTTTTTATTGTTGTTGCTAGTAATTATTACCAACACTATCAATATTCCTCTCTACCGTCTAGAAACTCCCGTCCAATTAGCGGATGAATTTGCTGCAATGTGGGTAAGGGAATTTTGGGGTATTCCATTAAGTAACGTGCAGAGTTTCACCGTAATAGCTCTAAATGTTGGTCGGGGATTAATACCTGTGGCTTTGGCATTATACCAATTTTCCCATGGAAATGGGTTGGCAATTGTGCTAGTTACTGCCATTGTCACTATTGTCAGCTACTTTGCAGCGCGAGTAGTACCAGGAATTGGTATTCAGATGAATCCGTTACTTGCACCTTTGACTGCGACTGTATCGGCAATGCTAATAGCTTCACCTCATGCTGCACCTGTGGCTTTTGCTGGTGGTGTTCTCGGTACTCTCATTGGTGCTGATTTCTGA
- a CDS encoding DUF4079 domain-containing protein, whose protein sequence is MHLPSFLWLWKIAAWSMALSILAYAFLLMTGLCIWQVRNTGRSPIGVVLPRVNSIVKTFHYTIGITMVSLVLLLLVIGIVGTLGHFGSLGHSSHLVAGFIVVALVLVSAFSATQISLGKTWARPLHISLNTVLFIGFAWVSLTGWSVVQKYLP, encoded by the coding sequence ATGCATCTACCTTCTTTCTTATGGTTGTGGAAAATAGCCGCTTGGTCTATGGCGCTGTCAATCTTAGCGTATGCTTTTTTATTGATGACAGGTTTGTGTATATGGCAAGTCAGAAACACAGGACGTTCTCCCATCGGTGTTGTATTACCAAGGGTCAATAGTATAGTAAAAACCTTTCATTATACCATAGGCATAACTATGGTTAGTTTAGTGCTGCTGCTTCTAGTGATCGGTATTGTTGGCACTTTAGGGCATTTTGGTTCTTTAGGTCACTCTTCACATCTAGTCGCTGGCTTTATAGTAGTAGCCTTGGTTTTGGTGTCCGCTTTCAGTGCAACTCAAATTAGCCTTGGAAAAACTTGGGCTAGACCTTTACATATAAGTTTGAATACGGTTTTATTTATAGGTTTTGCTTGGGTATCTCTAACTGGTTGGAGTGTGGTGCAGAAGTACCTACCATGA
- a CDS encoding SDR family oxidoreductase produces MSNTSYIFVAGASRGVGQEIAKYLIAQYIKVKALLRTEVAAKGLEATGVLTVIGDALNVDDVERAILGNEPVQAVISTLGGLPTNDDKPDFIGNKNLIDAAVKAGVQKFILVTSIGAGDSVVAMPPQALEALKPVLTLKEQAEQYLMNNGLNYTIIRPGGLKSEPATGNGILTADPRIVGSIHRADVAQLVCRCLNSTNANYQVLSALDKNMIYPGLPEFIEFDLGNW; encoded by the coding sequence ATGTCAAATACATCTTACATTTTTGTAGCTGGTGCAAGTCGCGGTGTTGGTCAAGAAATTGCCAAATATTTAATAGCCCAATATATCAAAGTAAAAGCACTCTTAAGGACTGAAGTTGCTGCTAAGGGATTAGAAGCTACTGGTGTTCTAACAGTGATAGGAGATGCCTTGAATGTGGATGATGTTGAACGAGCAATTTTAGGAAATGAACCTGTCCAAGCTGTGATCAGTACCCTTGGTGGTTTACCTACAAACGATGACAAACCAGATTTTATTGGTAATAAAAACTTAATTGATGCCGCAGTTAAAGCAGGAGTACAAAAGTTTATTCTTGTCACTTCCATTGGTGCTGGTGATAGTGTCGTTGCTATGCCTCCTCAAGCATTAGAGGCACTCAAACCAGTTTTAACTCTCAAAGAACAAGCTGAACAATATTTAATGAATAATGGACTTAATTATACAATTATTCGTCCTGGTGGTTTAAAGTCAGAACCAGCAACAGGAAATGGCATTTTAACCGCAGATCCGCGTATTGTTGGTAGTATTCATCGTGCTGATGTTGCCCAATTAGTTTGTCGCTGCTTAAATTCTACCAATGCTAATTATCAAGTTTTGTCAGCATTAGACAAAAACATGATTTATCCAGGTTTACCAGAATTTATAGAGTTTGATTTGGGTAATTGGTAA
- a CDS encoding CHAT domain-containing protein — protein sequence MSISIVPSIYDLSREIYPWLENNKLWAAFENPLIIGNPNSAYSQKWLFPPMPEAENELKKVADIMSSQALIGKDATKQAVISKAENW from the coding sequence ATGTCTATATCAATAGTACCAAGCATATATGATTTATCAAGAGAAATATATCCGTGGTTAGAAAATAATAAATTATGGGCTGCTTTTGAGAATCCGCTGATAATTGGTAATCCTAATTCAGCGTATAGTCAAAAATGGTTATTCCCACCTATGCCAGAAGCAGAGAATGAACTTAAAAAAGTAGCCGATATTATGAGTTCTCAAGCCTTAATTGGTAAAGATGCTACGAAACAGGCTGTTATATCAAAGGCAGAAAATTGGTAA
- a CDS encoding homocysteine biosynthesis protein, producing MRTIAEINKKINQKRAVVWTVEELKTRVAEIGVTKAAKEVDVITTGTFEPMESSGGILNLGHTDPPIKIRRCWIDGVPAYSGFGAVDLYLGASCAVEAMDGEELRERGGGHVIQDLIAGKPVQVRALGQVTDCYPRATFETTVTRDTINQFYLFNPRNLYQNFIIGVNGGDRPLYTYLGPLQPRLGNAVYSNPGAISPLLNDPDLQLVGIGTRIFLGGGIGYVAWEGTQHFPLQRRLANHTPIGPSATLALIGDAKQMDVRWVRGCYFKSYGPSLMLGVGVPLPVLNETVVERCAVQDKDLVAPIVDFSIPRRVRPTFGLVSYAQLKSGKITIEGKAVRVAPLASMFLSRQVALELKQWIEAGTFTLTETVSPIPMDRAFLPQDPWTDF from the coding sequence ATGCGAACTATTGCGGAAATTAACAAAAAAATCAACCAGAAACGCGCCGTAGTGTGGACGGTTGAAGAATTAAAAACACGAGTAGCAGAAATTGGTGTCACCAAAGCTGCTAAAGAAGTTGATGTCATTACCACCGGTACCTTTGAACCAATGGAGTCAAGCGGTGGAATTCTTAATCTCGGACACACAGACCCTCCCATCAAAATTCGCCGTTGCTGGATAGACGGAGTTCCAGCATATTCTGGTTTTGGTGCAGTAGATTTATACTTGGGTGCCAGTTGTGCTGTAGAAGCGATGGACGGGGAAGAACTGCGAGAACGTGGTGGTGGCCATGTCATCCAAGATTTAATTGCAGGTAAACCCGTGCAAGTACGAGCATTAGGGCAAGTTACCGATTGTTACCCAAGGGCTACTTTTGAAACTACAGTCACCCGTGACACTATCAATCAGTTTTATTTATTTAATCCGCGCAATCTTTATCAAAATTTTATTATTGGCGTAAATGGAGGTGATCGCCCACTTTATACTTATCTTGGACCTCTCCAACCGCGTTTAGGGAATGCCGTATACTCAAACCCTGGTGCAATTTCCCCACTACTCAATGATCCCGATTTGCAACTTGTGGGGATTGGGACGCGAATATTCTTAGGTGGTGGAATTGGTTATGTCGCTTGGGAAGGTACCCAGCACTTCCCCTTACAAAGGCGATTAGCTAATCATACACCCATTGGTCCATCGGCAACTTTAGCCCTAATTGGTGATGCCAAACAAATGGATGTTCGTTGGGTGCGGGGTTGTTACTTCAAAAGTTATGGACCATCTTTAATGTTAGGAGTAGGTGTTCCACTTCCCGTTTTAAATGAAACAGTAGTTGAACGCTGCGCCGTACAAGATAAAGACTTAGTAGCACCAATAGTAGACTTTTCCATTCCCCGTCGTGTTCGTCCCACCTTTGGTTTAGTCAGTTACGCTCAACTTAAATCAGGAAAAATCACCATAGAGGGTAAAGCGGTGCGAGTTGCGCCTCTAGCCAGTATGTTTCTCTCACGGCAAGTTGCCTTAGAGTTAAAACAATGGATAGAAGCAGGCACATTTACCCTCACAGAGACAGTTTCACCCATTCCCATGGATCGAGCTTTTCTACCCCAAGACCCTTGGACGGACTTTTAA
- a CDS encoding DUF1614 domain-containing protein: MLISDLLHLKGIQGMSGEVLSIGGAGVFDGIALCVWAICFVIKLKRGDREKRIGE; this comes from the coding sequence GTGCTGATTTCTGATTTATTACATCTCAAAGGTATTCAAGGGATGAGTGGGGAGGTATTAAGTATAGGGGGTGCTGGTGTGTTTGATGGTATTGCTTTGTGTGTGTGGGCTATTTGCTTTGTTATTAAGTTGAAAAGAGGTGATAGGGAAAAGCGAATAGGGGAATGA
- a CDS encoding AI-2E family transporter, whose protein sequence is MKLGQWIGLIALVLSLYILWQLREVLLLIFAAVVLATTLNRLARSFQSLGMKRGLAVFLSVSIFFAGVIGFFWLIVPPFTQQFQELTLRVPQGFERINTWVDEQRTQIPEQLVPFIPDLNGLIAEAQPLFNRVLGNSFAFVSGSLVIVLNILLVLVLTGMFLANPNAYRKVFVRLFPSFYRRRVEGILSQCEISLERWVTGAFIAVCVVGLMSMVGLSILGVKAALALGVLAGFMNLIPNLGPTMSVVPAMAIALLDSPWKPILVLILYFFIQQTESNFITPVVMAHQVSLLPAVTLVSQLFFVTFFGFLGLFLALPLTVVAKIWVEEVLVKDVLDQWVCNHQQDTEFLMLVESPDINDIQELEVTQKDEDS, encoded by the coding sequence GTGAAACTTGGCCAATGGATCGGTTTAATCGCCTTAGTTCTATCGTTATATATATTGTGGCAACTGCGAGAGGTGCTACTACTGATATTTGCTGCTGTTGTCTTAGCAACTACCTTAAATCGTTTAGCACGCAGTTTCCAAAGCCTGGGGATGAAACGTGGATTAGCTGTTTTTTTGTCAGTAAGTATCTTTTTTGCTGGTGTGATCGGCTTTTTCTGGTTAATTGTTCCACCATTTACCCAGCAATTTCAAGAATTAACCTTACGAGTTCCCCAAGGTTTTGAACGCATTAATACTTGGGTTGATGAACAAAGAACTCAAATTCCTGAGCAATTAGTACCATTTATACCGGATCTTAACGGCTTAATCGCAGAAGCACAACCTTTATTTAATCGGGTATTAGGAAACTCTTTCGCCTTTGTTTCTGGCTCTTTAGTAATAGTTTTAAATATTTTATTAGTGCTAGTTTTGACGGGGATGTTTTTAGCCAATCCTAATGCGTATCGGAAAGTATTTGTGCGGCTGTTTCCGTCATTTTATCGACGCAGGGTAGAGGGGATTCTAAGTCAGTGTGAAATTTCCTTAGAAAGATGGGTAACAGGGGCTTTTATTGCTGTCTGTGTGGTGGGTTTGATGAGCATGGTAGGCTTGTCAATTTTGGGTGTTAAGGCAGCTTTAGCACTGGGAGTTTTGGCGGGATTTATGAATTTAATTCCCAACTTAGGACCGACAATGAGTGTAGTTCCAGCCATGGCTATAGCTCTATTAGATTCTCCCTGGAAACCTATTTTGGTCTTGATTCTCTATTTTTTTATTCAACAAACTGAAAGTAATTTCATCACACCTGTAGTCATGGCACATCAGGTATCTTTACTACCAGCAGTCACCTTAGTTTCTCAATTATTTTTCGTTACCTTTTTTGGCTTTTTAGGATTATTTTTAGCATTACCTCTAACTGTTGTCGCTAAAATTTGGGTAGAAGAAGTATTAGTTAAAGATGTATTAGATCAATGGGTATGTAATCATCAACAAGATACGGAATTTCTCATGCTGGTAGAATCTCCTGATATCAACGACATTCAGGAATTAGAAGTTACACAAAAGGATGAAGATAGCTAA